The window CAAACATGCTTCATGTTGAATTATAAGCATGATTGGATATGAACAAATTACAATGAGAAAGAATGGATGGAATGTTGGACTTTTGTAGTGGGCTCTGGAAACACCAGAAAGCGAGTTGTTACTTGTGATGTTTGAGCCATGAGGGTTCAAATGTTGTTAGTGGCATGTTATGAACTTGTCATGTTTAGTTATCTATGAATTTTAACCCAGTCATCACTGGTGCCATGTTGGtgttttttgattttgtgtGTCAATTGTTTGTTATTTGACTCATGCAGCCATGCTAGCCTACAAAACGGTTTCAGGAACAAAAAGCTTCAAAAAATTAGTTCATCTGACACTACAATTCCTCGCTTTTTGTTTAAGCTTGATTGGCTTATGGGCTGCTTGGAAATTCCATAATGACAAGGGCATCAACAATTTTTACAGCCTGCACTCTTGGTTGGGGCTAGCATGCCTTTTCCTCTTCGGCATCCaggtctttttcatttttccttttattctctttgaTGATTACCCATGTGCACTATGTTTCATGAAGCTTGTGAGCTACTCATAATCTTTTCTTCATTCCAGTGGGCTGCTGGGTTCGTAACTTTTTGGTATCCAGGAGGCTCAAGGAATAGCAGGGCCACCTTGCTCCCATGGCATGTGTTCTTTGGGGTTTATATTTATGCCCTTGCTGTTGCCACTGCTACTACTGGTATCTTAGAAAAAGCCACATTCCTCCAAACCAACAAGGTAATATCGCACTACTCCGCTGAAGCTTTGCTGGTGAACTCATTGGGTATCTTGATGATTGTTCTGGGTGGTTTAGTTGTTCTTGCAACAATTACTTCTCTGAATAGCAAAGGTGACATCCCCAGAAACGCAACAGAGTAGGCACGATATGTATATTTCCGTAACTGatgtttgattaagaattgtACTCTTACTGCATGTGAATCACaggttaatatttatttttacaagatCAATGTACCATGAAAAATTTCACTTGCTGTTCTATTTGGTTGCATGCATAGCATTGAGAGAAATTCCCAACTTGGTATTTTAGAGCAGAGTGGTTTTCTGTGACCACAACTATTACGTTCCCTTGTGTTTAAAGGGATTTGTGATTTTCTCCCTTTTCCCCTTGCTATGTATTTTCCATGTACATGCTGAATAATACACTGTAGAACTTGACAGTGTGAATTATTGTGTTGAAGCGAAGTCATCTCAGTCAGTTCAAAGTAGTAGGAAAAGGTATGTGGTAAGGGAGAGGAGAGACCCCTATCGCTAACTTCTCTGTCCTAATCTCCTGCGTCGGGCCGCCTCTGGGTTTACTGGTCCAGCTCTAGGTTGAGTCAAAGACGAGTTCTCTGGAATCCTCTCTCCATAGAATTTCCGTTAGCTGAGCCTCTCTGCCTTACCACCTTTCTGAATATCGAGCTCCACATAAACATAATGGAACCCTAAGACCAATAAATCCCGGCACCAGAGGAAGGTGGAGCTTCTTGATTAATATGTAGTTAATTGGTTTCACCTTCTCTCAAGGCTAGGTACACAAACCTTTGTCCTTGTGGTGAATGAACTTGTCCACGTTCTTGAGGAAGGACATGTTGTAGTTTAATGGCAAAACATTTGCTTTCTGGGCTCGAGGTTTCTTGACCAAACTTAAACTGGATTAAAGATTTTCCAAATTCCACCAATTATCAAACAGATGAATGCTGGAAATGACACGAATGCAGCGTTGTATTGAGAAACAATTGAACATAAAAAGTTTCTTATGATGATGACGAGAATAGGATCAAAATGTCACAAATCATACAGGGAAAATATATAGTTGGATTAATCGATTTATTTATATGCTAAAATCGTTTTAACATGCTGTTAGTGCTAGCAGGTAGATTTAGATctgtttattcttgttttttaaatatttttaaaaataatttttaaaaaattactaatttttaatatttatgaattttaatgtgttgatgtagatgtttaaaataattttttaaaaataaaaaatttatattattttaatattttttttttaaaaatgcatttttttagaatatccTCCTCCAATTATAGTGCGGTCTACTGCCAGATAACATCGCCTTTTCAAGCAGCACTTGAGTCCCAATCATGTCTGCAAGCATTACAAGGActgaaaacatttaaattgcGGAAGACAACCATGAGAAAGATGCTTTTAAGTAGTTCTTGAAAATTCTAGATTTTCCAGCTAATTCATACCAACGCTCCTTCATGCGATGTACACATGTGAGTTCAAGTTGCACCAGCTGCTAGTATCACATGCTAAAACCACcaggaaaaatataaataaagagttgaataaaaatttctaaaacaattCGACGTGTAAGCTTTTGGCAACAAAATTGTTATCTGCTGAAAATTAATTGTCTGAAATCCCCAAGAGGGATGCATCTCTGTCACCAGTTCACAACATACATGAGTATGCCTTGCTAAATCTGCCCGGAGAGGCAAAAATGGCACTCTACACAGTCAGGAAATGAGAAACAAAGATGTGTCAAAATCTCAGCATTATTCCACAACTGTGACcagagaggaaaagaaatcaCTTTATTAAAAGTTTTGCCAGTCTTATTGCTCCCAGAAGACGGATATTATCATGGGCAAAATTTTTGGGGAAGCTTGATGATCCATCTGCATGCCATCTATATCCACAAGTGTTCTCTTCGATATTCTCGTACTATAACAGACACACTTGTGGGCGGAACCTGAAAGCACAACATGATACGAGTCAATGGCAGCTTACAATAACAGATGAAAACAATATTTACTACagttaataaataaagtaatgATTGAAAAAGTAAGTGCTTCCTCCCATTTCCTCATTCCCATCAGTCCAAGGTCCAGTGCCCACCAGATAGATCACCTAGCTTGGAAGTTGGAAGGTTTCAAGCAGATATTAATCAAGGTGTAAATGCGCATGCATCAATTTCGATTGGACTAATGCTCTGAATATAACCAAGTGAAACCACCAAGAACTTTCATAACAGCATAAAAATTAGTTCAAAATCAGACAACCTACCATGCCATAATCCGTGATTATCATTGAAACGTAATCTGAAGGTGTTGCATCATAACTGTCCAACATATAAGATTCATGGTCAGGttctgaaaaatcaaaatctttcaTAGACCATTGTTAGCATCAAAAGAATTTTACATCAAATTCAGAAGCTGGAGAATTGCACTATTGTCCGATCCATCAAGGAAGTTGATGTCCTCTCTCCCATGAACCTTTGAAATCACATCTGGATCACCTGCAAGGAATGGACAGGTATTGGAGATATTAAGCATAAAGAAAATTACAAGCCAGTCATTAATTGCAAGAGGAACCTCCTAATCCTGTAGCTAGAAATGCATACCCAGTTCATTAGAGCATATTGAATCAAGCTGTACCCTTTCATGAAATTTATATGCTTCGCAGCAAACTAAAACTGGTACATGGAATGAATGAGCAACCATAGCAACACAAGCAGTCCCAACTCTTGAGTAAACTGTTCCGTTGGACAGCACTGACGAAGCACCAAGGAAAACTCGAGTAACTTCATGCATGATATAAGAAATGGCATTTATATGAGTGTATGTACAATTGATTCCCTTTCCAACCAATCTACGAAGTAATAGTTGCCCTTCAAGCTTTGGACGAGAATCCACTACCACGACACGGAACTGTTTGCCAAGCTCATGAGCATGCAATAGTACCATTTCAACTGCAGAAGACGACCCATATATAAGTAGAACATCGCCATCACTGATCTTTGTAACAGCATGCTTGACTATCACCTTGTCTGCAATTATGATCTTCTCGTTTATGAATCTATCAATGTCCGAATGaagatttgtttttgcttcCGATTCAGACAAAGACAAAGGTAACTTGGCAATTCGATTCTTCAGAAACCTGATTGCATTCCCCATGCTGATTG of the Populus nigra chromosome 7, ddPopNigr1.1, whole genome shotgun sequence genome contains:
- the LOC133698604 gene encoding transmembrane ascorbate ferrireductase 2-like, with protein sequence MAVPVIKFPTLMVLVRLMGVIVSALVLTWTVHYRGGLALVSDNKDLIFNVHPVLMVIGLVLLNGEAMLAYKTVSGTKSFKKLVHLTLQFLAFCLSLIGLWAAWKFHNDKGINNFYSLHSWLGLACLFLFGIQWAAGFVTFWYPGGSRNSRATLLPWHVFFGVYIYALAVATATTGILEKATFLQTNKVISHYSAEALLVNSLGILMIVLGGLVVLATITSLNSKGDIPRNATE